The nucleotide sequence TTTGGTATGAAAATCTGCGAATCGACGCGCGGACGCGCACAGATTCTGCAATAATCCCGCTCCACGCGATGTTTTCATGCGCAATTATGCCCCCTGTGACGCAATCCGCTGCGTGTGCGGACTGAATTAAGTATTTCCTGGGCGGCCAAGCTCGGTCGAAAAGAATGCCCAGCGGGGCACATAGCGAACTAAATGATTTCGGACGCACAATGCATACCGAGGGGCCCCAACACAACGGATCGCTCGGACGCTGCCGATCAGGGACCAAGAACCTGCGCATTTATATCCGGCAGATCTGTTTGTTGTGATGACGGAGCTGCATTGAACGCGAGCTTCTGCTTCAACCAACCGAGGATGCAATCGTCGGAAGTCACGAAATTTTCGATGGATCCGCCAGAGCTTTTGATCATCCGTGGCATGGCCAGATCCAGATCTATGCGCTCCTCAATACACTCGGTCTGCAGCTTCATCGCCTCCGACACACTAACAACGCCCCGCCCGCCCGTGACCACGAGAACTGGGCATCTCAAGCGTCGCATCAATTGTGAGCGATGTGCCGAGACCATTCCATCCTCCGGTTCGTCTGCAATTCTAGACATCCAGACGACAGACGCTCGCATGCGGGTCCAATGCCAAAGGCCACCATCGCAAACCGCCGCAGCAAGACGGCGGTCAGAGGCGGCGAAGTCGGTAGCCAGAGCAGCGGACATTCCTTCTCCATAGACGCCGATCCGAGCGGCGTCGACGTCGGGCCGAGCAGAGAGGTAGTCTAAGCAGGACGACAACAAAGCCTGCGAAAGACCTCGCGCGGGATTTGAGACATCCCGGTGAGATACGACGAGGAGCGACATGTCACGATTAGTTGCCGCGGGCAGAAGCCTTGCAAGCAGAGTGGCTTCTGATTCGTCTTCCATGCTGATGCAAATGACTGCGGGGGTCGGCAGATCATGATTACCCGCAGGAACATAATAGGCTAGAAGTTCGGTGCAATCGCAGCTTGCAATCTTTACTCGCTCTATGTTTGCCGGGGCCACTTCAAGGCATTGGATTCCAGCTTCAATCCTGGCTGCCACTTCCTCGCATTGAGGATCGTTCTCATCAAGCAGTCGCCTAGCCACTTCAAAAGCAGTTAGCGCACATAGTCGCGCCTCGGCCGCCTCGTTGCTGTCGCCTTTCCTTGCCTTAAAATCACCGACGAGACATTGTTCATCGCCGATGTTTGTCCACTTGGTGATCGAGTTCTGGCGAGCTATAGTTCCCGGGTTTTCTTCTCCCGTTAAATTGTCTAGAAACGCTGCGGCGCGTCGCCTTACTGACGAGAGGCCGCCCCCTTTATGACTGCAAGCAGCGTACTCCATGCAATTGGTCCCCCTCGGCGCTGCCCCCCACATTCGCGCGAGGTTCGTCAGCTAATTCATTCCCAGATGGAGAGACTGGAGCCACAACGACTGTATCGGCACAGAGGCGGCTTTGCTCATCCCAATTTTTCGAAAATATTACGGGACGACTAAAGTCGAAGTTCCTCAATGTCGCCCGTTGCAAATTTGAAATACTGCGCCCGATGGCGAGAACTTGCATTTTTTCGTAGGGCTCTTTTGCGCGAGACACCGTTTGAGCTAAGAGCTAACAGAAGTGCGGTGGCGAGCGGGACACACTTCGTGTCGCAAACGA is from Bradyrhizobium xenonodulans and encodes:
- a CDS encoding alpha/beta hydrolase family protein, with product MEYAACSHKGGGLSSVRRRAAAFLDNLTGEENPGTIARQNSITKWTNIGDEQCLVGDFKARKGDSNEAAEARLCALTAFEVARRLLDENDPQCEEVAARIEAGIQCLEVAPANIERVKIASCDCTELLAYYVPAGNHDLPTPAVICISMEDESEATLLARLLPAATNRDMSLLVVSHRDVSNPARGLSQALLSSCLDYLSARPDVDAARIGVYGEGMSAALATDFAASDRRLAAAVCDGGLWHWTRMRASVVWMSRIADEPEDGMVSAHRSQLMRRLRCPVLVVTGGRGVVSVSEAMKLQTECIEERIDLDLAMPRMIKSSGGSIENFVTSDDCILGWLKQKLAFNAAPSSQQTDLPDINAQVLGP